ACCGCGTACCCGGCTTTTCCGTTCTTCCTCTGAGAGCATAGAGAAGAAAGCCAGCTCTGTTTTGCCTAGTAGCTGCACACGTTCTTCCGGATAATATTCGAAATAACCGGCCATTTCCAGCCCGGGACGGTTCAAATCATCCACAGTGATCGGTCTCTTCAGACCTTCATGTCCGGATACTACCTCTAATTGAAAATGCTGCACCAATTCCGATACTTTTACCTTCTTAGCCATATATGTCCGTCCTTTCGTCACCAGCGGCTTATGCCGCTTCCCCGCATACCGGTTACATCTTTATCCATTCCAGCTACAGGTAATTCTCCTGCTATCTTAATGGATTATGCCAGTGAATGCAATCTTAACCCCAGCGGTTATCGTTCCACTTCACCATGATCATTACAAGAAAAAGCCGCCTAACCAGGCGGCTTTCTTCATTATAAACTATATTCACCCTGCAGAGATCTTATCCCAGCAGAACGTTAAGTTCCGATTCTTTATCGAAGATGTGGACTTTGTTCATGTCGATGGCCAATCTAGGCTTGCTGCCTTCACGGGTAGTGGAACGTCCATCTACACGCGCAATTACAGTGTTATTGCCAAGACCGCTCAAGTAGAGGAGCATTTCATGACCAAGGTTTTCCGTAACATCAACCATCGAAGTGAAGATTGTGTTAGGGGAAGCCTCCAGGAACACTGGCTCTTCATGAATGTCTTCTGGACGAACGCCCATGATTACATCTTTACCGATGAAGCCTTTGTTACGCAGGATTGTAGCTTTGCCCCCTGGAACTTCAACATCAAGGTTCTCTGCACGGAAACGGACAGCGCCGTTTAATTCGGAAAGAGTACCGTTGATAAAGTTCATGGTAGGGGAACCGATAAATCCGGCTACGAACAGGTTCGTAGGCTCATTGTACAGTTCTTCAGGGGAAGCTGCCTGCTGGATGATACCATCGTACATAACTACGATACGGTCACCCATCGTCATGGCTTCTGTCTGGTCATGCGTTACATAGATACAAGTGGTTTCAAGACGCTTAACCAGCTTAGTGATTTCAGCACGCATTTGACCACGAAGTTTAGCATCCAAGTTGGAAAGAGGCTCATCCATCAAGAAGACTTGTGGATCACGGACGATAGCGCGGCCTAGAGCGACACGTTGACGTTGACCACCGGACAGTGCCTTAGGTTTACGATCCAGCAAGTGCTCGATATCCAGGATTTTTGCTGCTTCGCGTACTTTCTTGTCGATTTCTTCTTTCTTCACTTTGCGCAGTTTCAGACCAAAAGCCATGTTCTGATATACACTCATGTGCGGATACAAGGCGTAGGATTGGAATACCATCGCGATATCACGGTCTTTAGGAGCAACGTCATTCACAACACGGTCACCAATGTACATTTTACCTTCAGAGATTTCTTCCAGACCAGCGATCATACGAAGGGTTGTGGATTTACCGCAACCGG
The sequence above is a segment of the Paenibacillus sp. FSL R7-0204 genome. Coding sequences within it:
- a CDS encoding ABC transporter ATP-binding protein; the protein is MAGVRLEHIFKKYPGSDKATVIDINLDIKDKEFLVLVGPSGCGKSTTLRMIAGLEEISEGKMYIGDRVVNDVAPKDRDIAMVFQSYALYPHMSVYQNMAFGLKLRKVKKEEIDKKVREAAKILDIEHLLDRKPKALSGGQRQRVALGRAIVRDPQVFLMDEPLSNLDAKLRGQMRAEITKLVKRLETTCIYVTHDQTEAMTMGDRIVVMYDGIIQQAASPEELYNEPTNLFVAGFIGSPTMNFINGTLSELNGAVRFRAENLDVEVPGGKATILRNKGFIGKDVIMGVRPEDIHEEPVFLEASPNTIFTSMVDVTENLGHEMLLYLSGLGNNTVIARVDGRSTTREGSKPRLAIDMNKVHIFDKESELNVLLG